A genome region from Anopheles stephensi strain Indian chromosome 2, UCI_ANSTEP_V1.0, whole genome shotgun sequence includes the following:
- the LOC118505069 gene encoding protein farnesyltransferase subunit beta, with product MASEERPRNLAQYKRFHTNDEGRKTVTSVEQIKVESSIERIYDRYEQLAALDPTLPKLYRGDHARYLQSSLERLSSSYECLDSSRPWMVYWVLNAASILNMRFSHELMDRVVDFLVKCRAKGGGFGGGPGQDPHLATTYAAVNSLCIIGTEKALEAIDRHTLKQFFWSVRKSNGAFRMHIGGELDVRGAYCAISSAKLCSFSPEDERQLFEGTAAWIAECQTYEGGFGGAPDLEAHGGYSFCAAAAIMLLGGEHKLDLYALLRWTLNRQLAYEGGFQGRTNKLVDGCYSFWQGALVPIVQGLIARKEGQQHIMDVSLFNRYAVQEYILICCQRPNGGLIDKPGKPADIYHTCYTLSGLAVAQHCETHSLPLVLGDERNEVLPTHPVHNIPPKAALDAYRYFVERDQPASATEERSNGKQHEVPMDDSSENVSERQSSSQMSEDSSSNYSSSRASES from the exons ATGGCCTCGGAAGAGAGACCCCGTAATCTGGCCCAGTACAAGCGCTTTCACACCAACGATGAGGGTCGGAAAACAGTCACCTCGGTGGAACAG ATAAAAGTCGAATCATCGATCGAGCGGATCTACGACCGATACGAACAGCTCGCGGCCCTAGATCCGACCCTGCCCAAGCTGTACCGTGGGGACCATGCGCGCTACCTGCAGTCCTCCCTCGAACGGTTGTCGTCCTCGTACGAATGCTTGGACAGCAGCCGACCCTGGATGGTGTACTGGGTGCTGAATGCGGCCAGCATACTGAACATGCGCTTTTCCCACGAACTAATGGACCGGGTGGTGGACTTTCTCGTGAAATGCCGTGCGAAGGGGGGTGGGTTCGGTGGTGGTCCGGGACAGGATCCTCATCTGGCCACTACGTACGCGGCAGTTAACTCACTCTGCATAATCGGGACGGAGAAAGCGCTGGAAGCGATCGATCGACACACGCTGAAACAGTTCTTCTGGTCGGTGCGGAAAAGTAACGGTGCGTTCCGGATGCACATCGGGGGCGAGCTGGACGTGCGCGGCGCGTACTGCGCCATTTCGTCGGCCAAGCTGTGCTCGTTCTCGCCGGAAGACGAGCGGCAGCTGTTCGAGGGAACGGCCGCCTGGATAGCGGAATGCCAAACGTACGAGGGTGGTTTTGGTGGTGCGCCAGATTTGGAAGCGCACGGCGGTTACTCGTTCTGTGCTGCCGCAGCCATTATGCTGCTGGGCGGTGAGCATAAGCTTGACCTCTATGCCCTGCTGCGGTGGACGCTGAACCGTCAGCTGGCTTATGAGGGAGGATTTCAGGGACGCACAAACAAACTGGTCGACGGTTGTTATTCGTTTTGGCAGGGCGCCCTCGTACCGATCGTCCAAGGGCTTATCGCGCGTAAAGAAGGCCAGCAGCACATCATGGACGTGAGCCTGTTCAATCGCTACGCGGTACAGGAGTACATACTTATCTGCTGCCAGCGACCAAATGGAGGTTTAATCGATAAACCCGGGAA ACCAGCGGATATCTATCACACCTGCTACACGCTCAGCGGTCTGGCTGTAGCGCAGCACTGCGAAACTCACAGCTTACCGCTGGTGCTGGGCGACGAACGGAACGAGGTACTACCCACACATCCGGTACACAATATACCACCCAAAGCAGCACTGGACGCTTACCGTTACTTCGTAGAGCGCGATCAGCCGGCATCCGCTACGGAGGAACGAAGCAACGGAAAGCAGCACGAGGTACCGATGGACGACAGCTCCGAGAACGTGTCCGAACGTCAATCGTCGTCGCAAATGTCGGAGGACAGCAGCAGTAACTACTCGAGCAGCCGGGCATCGGAATCATGA